The following proteins come from a genomic window of Pseudomonas cichorii:
- a CDS encoding polyamine ABC transporter substrate-binding protein, which translates to MLKSLKFTAITLGMMCASQAMAADLTVISFGGANKAAQEKAFYAPWEKAGNGKIIAGEYNGEMAKIKTMVDTKSVSWDLVEVESPELSRGCDEDMFEELDPALFGKAENFVPGALTTCGAGFFVWSTVLAYNADKVSTAPTSWVDFWDTKKFPGKRGLRKGAKYTLEFALMADGVAPKDVYKVLASKDGQDRAFKKLDELKPNIQWWEAGAQPPQYLASGDVVMSSAYNGRIAAVQKESNLKVVWTGGVYDFDAWAIPKGSKNAEAAKKFIAYILSPEQQKTYSQNIAYGPANTQAVALLDKETLQNMPTTPENIKDQVQMDVTFWTDNGESLEQRFTAWAAK; encoded by the coding sequence ATGCTGAAATCATTGAAGTTCACCGCTATCACGTTGGGCATGATGTGCGCGTCCCAAGCCATGGCCGCTGATCTGACCGTTATCTCTTTCGGCGGCGCCAACAAGGCTGCTCAGGAAAAGGCTTTCTATGCCCCTTGGGAGAAAGCAGGCAACGGCAAGATCATCGCTGGCGAGTACAACGGTGAAATGGCCAAGATCAAGACCATGGTCGACACCAAGAGCGTTTCCTGGGATCTGGTAGAAGTCGAATCGCCTGAGCTGTCCCGCGGTTGTGACGAAGACATGTTTGAAGAGCTGGACCCTGCGCTGTTCGGCAAGGCCGAGAACTTCGTGCCGGGCGCGCTGACCACTTGCGGCGCTGGTTTCTTCGTATGGTCCACCGTGTTGGCTTACAACGCCGACAAGGTCAGCACCGCTCCGACCAGTTGGGTCGATTTCTGGGACACCAAGAAATTCCCGGGCAAGCGCGGTCTGCGCAAGGGTGCCAAGTACACCCTGGAGTTCGCTCTGATGGCCGACGGCGTAGCGCCGAAGGACGTCTACAAGGTGCTGGCCAGCAAGGACGGTCAGGACCGCGCCTTCAAGAAGCTCGATGAACTCAAGCCAAACATTCAATGGTGGGAAGCGGGCGCTCAGCCGCCTCAGTACCTCGCTTCCGGCGACGTGGTCATGAGCTCGGCCTACAACGGTCGTATCGCTGCCGTGCAGAAAGAAAGCAACCTGAAAGTGGTCTGGACCGGCGGCGTGTATGACTTCGACGCATGGGCCATTCCGAAGGGGTCGAAAAACGCTGAAGCGGCGAAGAAGTTCATCGCTTACATCCTGAGCCCGGAGCAGCAGAAGACCTATTCGCAGAACATCGCCTACGGCCCGGCCAATACCCAGGCGGTCGCTTTGCTGGACAAGGAAACCCTGCAGAACATGCCGACCACTCCTGAAAACATCAAGGACCAGGTGCAGATGGACGTGACGTTCTGGACTGACAATGGCGAGTCGCTGGAACAGCGCTTCACCGCTTGGGCAGCCAAGTAA
- a CDS encoding ABC transporter permease: protein MATAVPLTEGASPNLKQRLARAERVNRWKAQALIAPLVIFLLLVFLVPIAALLYKSVSNPEVVSALPSTVIEVEKWDGKGLPPESVYKALSLDLAETRKNSTLGDLSKRLNMELAGYRSLLSKTARALPFKTEPASYKDALEALDERWGDPAYWQAIRRNTSSVTPYYLLAAVDHRIDDVGEVAAATPDQAIYLDIFTRTFWMGLVITSICLVLAYPLAYLLASLPARQSNLLMILVLLPFWTSILVRVAAWIVLLQSSGLINGALMAMGIIDKPIELVFNRVGVYIAMVHIMLPFMILPIYSVMKNISPTYMRAAISLGCHPFTSFWRVYFPQTYAGIGAGCLLVFILSIGYYITPALLGSPNDQMVSYFVAFYTNTSINWGMATALGGLLLLATVVLYLIYSWLVGASRLRLS from the coding sequence ATGGCCACCGCCGTGCCCCTGACTGAAGGCGCCAGCCCCAACCTGAAGCAACGCCTGGCTCGCGCCGAGCGGGTCAACCGCTGGAAAGCACAGGCTCTGATCGCTCCGTTGGTCATCTTTCTGCTGCTGGTCTTTCTGGTGCCCATCGCTGCGCTGCTCTACAAGAGCGTCAGCAACCCGGAAGTCGTTTCAGCACTGCCGAGCACCGTGATTGAAGTCGAGAAATGGGACGGCAAAGGTCTTCCTCCCGAATCGGTCTACAAGGCGCTGAGCCTTGACCTGGCTGAAACCCGCAAGAATTCGACCCTGGGCGATCTGTCCAAGCGTCTGAACATGGAGCTGGCCGGCTATCGCAGCCTGCTGAGCAAGACCGCTCGTGCTTTGCCCTTCAAGACCGAGCCGGCCTCTTACAAGGATGCACTGGAAGCGCTGGACGAGCGTTGGGGCGACCCCGCCTATTGGCAGGCGATTCGTCGCAATACCAGTAGCGTCACCCCTTATTACCTGCTGGCCGCTGTTGACCATCGCATCGACGATGTCGGTGAAGTGGCCGCTGCGACTCCTGACCAGGCCATTTACCTGGATATCTTCACCCGCACATTCTGGATGGGACTGGTCATCACCTCCATCTGCCTGGTGCTGGCGTATCCGCTGGCCTACCTGCTGGCCAGCCTGCCTGCGCGGCAGAGCAACCTGCTGATGATTCTGGTTCTGCTGCCGTTCTGGACCTCGATTCTGGTACGGGTCGCGGCCTGGATCGTGTTGCTGCAATCGAGTGGCCTGATCAATGGTGCCTTGATGGCCATGGGCATCATCGACAAGCCCATCGAACTGGTCTTCAACCGGGTCGGCGTCTACATCGCGATGGTGCACATCATGTTGCCGTTCATGATTCTGCCGATCTACAGCGTGATGAAGAACATCTCCCCGACCTACATGCGTGCGGCCATTTCCCTGGGCTGCCACCCGTTCACCAGCTTCTGGCGCGTGTACTTCCCGCAGACCTATGCCGGTATCGGTGCTGGCTGCCTGCTGGTCTTCATCCTGTCGATCGGCTACTACATCACTCCGGCATTGCTGGGTAGCCCGAACGACCAGATGGTCAGCTATTTCGTGGCCTTCTACACCAACACCAGCATCAACTGGGGCATGGCGACAGCGCTGGGCGGCCTGCTGCTGTTGGCAACCGTCGTGCTGTATCTGATCTATAGCTGGTTGGTCGGCGCCAGCCGCCTGCGCTTGAGCTGA
- a CDS encoding ABC transporter permease, whose translation MLNSYSSPIERIWYYALRIICALVLLFLVLPVLVIVPLSFNSGSFLVYPLQGFSLQWYQDFFASAEWMRSLKNSMIVAPASTLLAMIFGTLAAIGLTRGDFPGKPLVMALVISPMVVPMVIVGVASYLFFAPLGLGNSYTSLILVHAVLGVPFVIITVSATLQGFNHNLVRAAANLGASPLTAFRRVTLPLIAPGVISGALFAFATSFDEVVVTLFLAGPEQATLPRQMFSGIRENLSPTIAAAATLLIAFSVALLLVLEWLRGRSEKLRTQVE comes from the coding sequence ATGCTGAATTCGTATTCGTCGCCCATCGAGCGCATCTGGTATTACGCACTGCGTATCATCTGCGCGCTGGTGCTGCTGTTTCTGGTGTTGCCGGTGCTGGTCATCGTGCCGCTGTCGTTCAACTCGGGCAGCTTTCTGGTCTATCCGCTGCAAGGCTTTTCATTGCAGTGGTATCAGGACTTCTTCGCTTCTGCCGAGTGGATGCGCTCGCTGAAGAACAGCATGATCGTTGCACCGGCTTCCACGCTGCTGGCAATGATTTTCGGCACACTGGCCGCTATCGGCCTGACCCGTGGCGACTTCCCCGGCAAGCCGCTGGTCATGGCGCTGGTGATCTCGCCGATGGTGGTGCCGATGGTGATTGTCGGTGTCGCCAGCTACCTGTTCTTCGCACCGCTGGGGCTGGGCAACAGCTACACCTCGCTAATCCTGGTGCATGCGGTATTGGGCGTGCCGTTCGTGATCATCACCGTGTCGGCCACCTTGCAGGGCTTCAACCACAACCTGGTACGCGCCGCCGCTAACCTCGGCGCTTCGCCGCTGACGGCGTTCCGTCGGGTGACCCTGCCGTTGATCGCACCCGGTGTCATCTCCGGTGCGCTGTTCGCCTTTGCGACCTCGTTCGATGAAGTGGTGGTCACCCTGTTCCTCGCCGGCCCCGAACAAGCGACCCTGCCGCGCCAGATGTTCAGCGGCATCCGCGAAAACCTCAGCCCGACCATCGCCGCCGCCGCGACCTTGCTGATCGCCTTCTCGGTGGCGTTGCTGCTGGTGCTGGAGTGGCTGCGTGGACGCAGCGAAAAGCTGCGTACGCAGGTGGAGTAG